From the Nitratidesulfovibrio sp. genome, one window contains:
- a CDS encoding ParA family protein: MARIIAVANQKGGVGKTTSSLNLAASLAIMEKKVLLVDCDPQANSTSGLGIDQEEVRHNLYSVFFQPDEVVEAIYPTQTPYLSILPSTTDLVALELELVDKMAREYYLADLLKPLDARFDYIILDCPPSLGLITLNALCAARELLIPLQCEFFALEGIVKLLQTYEQVKKRLNPGLSLLGVVLTMYDVRNKLSRQVKNEVRKCFPDHLFETVIPRNVRLSEAPSHGKSIIHYDIKSKGAESYLALAKEVVLRRPQRREGQGG, translated from the coding sequence GTGGCACGAATCATCGCAGTCGCCAACCAGAAGGGCGGCGTTGGCAAGACCACCTCTTCGCTCAACCTTGCCGCATCTCTCGCCATCATGGAAAAAAAGGTGCTGCTGGTCGATTGCGACCCGCAGGCCAACTCCACCAGCGGCCTCGGCATCGACCAGGAGGAAGTGCGCCACAACCTGTATTCGGTGTTCTTCCAGCCCGATGAAGTGGTAGAGGCCATTTACCCCACCCAGACGCCGTACCTGTCCATCCTGCCTTCCACCACCGACCTCGTGGCGCTGGAGCTGGAACTGGTGGACAAGATGGCACGTGAATACTACCTGGCCGACCTGCTGAAGCCGCTGGATGCCCGGTTCGACTACATCATCCTCGACTGCCCGCCGTCGCTGGGGCTGATCACTCTGAACGCCCTGTGCGCCGCGCGCGAGCTGCTGATCCCTCTCCAGTGCGAGTTCTTCGCGCTGGAAGGCATCGTCAAGCTGCTGCAAACGTACGAGCAGGTGAAGAAGCGGCTGAACCCCGGCCTGTCGCTGCTGGGGGTCGTGCTGACCATGTACGATGTGCGCAACAAGCTGTCCCGCCAGGTGAAGAACGAGGTGCGCAAGTGCTTCCCCGACCACCTGTTCGAAACGGTCATTCCGCGCAACGTGCGCCTGTCAGAGGCGCCCAGCCACGGCAAATCCATCATCCACTACGACATCAAGTCGAAGGGGGCGGAATCGTACCTGGCTTTGGCCAAGGAAGTGGTGCTGCGCAGGCCGCAGCGCCGCGAAGGGCAGGGCGGGTAG